ATCGACAACATCGACGCTGCCCTCATCCACCTGCTGGCCGAGCGCTTCAAGGTGACCCGCAAGGTGGGGACCCACAAGGCGGCGGCCGGCATGGCGCCGGCTGACCCTGACCGGGAGACCGAGCAGGTACAGCGCATGCGGGACCTGGGCGAGGCGGCGGGCCTGGACCCGGTGTTCAGCGAGAAGTTCCTGCGGTTCGTGATCAACGAGGTGATCCGCCACCACGAGCGGGCGGGGAACGGGGACTGACTTCCCAGCCGGAGCTCAGCCTTCGGCCATCTCCCGGTCCTTGGCCACCTCGTCCAGGTCGGCGTACTCGTCGGCGGTGTCGACCCAGTCCTCGAACTCGATCACCCCGATGTCTGTGAACCGGTCACGGAGCCAGCCGTCGCCGGCGTCCAGCAGGCCCAGCTTCTTGCAGTTCGGGACGATCTTGGAGAACAGCAGCCGCTGGAAGATCCGCAGCTCGTTCGGCATGGCCAGCGTGAACTTCACCATGTCCTTCACGTCGACTCCCATGCGCTCCCAGACCTCCTGGCGCATGAACCGGTCACGCATCTGCAGGGCGGCCTCGAAGGCGAACTCCTGGCGGTCACGCAACTCGGCCACGGTGAGGTCCTGGTACACCTCCTGGAGGCTGAGGACGCCGAAGGCCACGTGGCGGGCCTCGTCGGACATCACGTAGCGCAGCAGCTTCTTGAGCAGTGGTTCCTCGATGGTCTGGTGCATGAAGCCGAAGGCGGCCAGGGCCAGGCCCTCCACCATGATCTGCATCCCGAGGTAGGTCATGTCCCAGCGGCTGTCCTGGAGGATGTCGTCCAGCAGCGACCCCAGGTGGGTGTTGACCGGGTACTTGATGCCGTCCAGCTTCCGGTCCAGGTACTGGGCGAACACCTCCACGTGGCGGGCCTCGTCGACCACCTGCGTGGCGGCGTAGTACTTGGCGTCGATCCACGGGACGGTCTCGACGATCTTGGCGGTGCACAGCAGGGCGCCCTGCTCGCCGTGCATGAACTGGCTGAGGCTCCAGTTCATCGACTCGACCCCCAGGTCGGCCCACTCCTGCTCGTTCAGCTTGTAGAGAGGCGATTCGGGGTTCTCGGCGAAATAGGCCACCTCGGCGGGGTCGGCCGGGGTCAGCACCTCGTACGGGTCGACGTCTATCGACCAGTCCAGGTCGGTCTGGCCGTTCCACTGGGAGGTCTTGGCCTTCTCGTAGAGCTTGTCCAGCCTGGCCCGTTCGCCCTTGTCGTAGCCCCACGTGAAGATGGCGTCGGCGTTGTCCTCCACGGAGTGGATGAGCGAGGTGACGTCGTCGTTGAACGCGGAGAACTCGGTGATGCGGTCAGGGTCGTTGGCGTACGCCCGGAAGTCGAACGACTCGATGGCGATCTCTCCGCTGGGCATCGGTTCGGTCGTGGTCATATCGGGTCTCCTGTGATGGGGCGAGTGGTGGTCGGTTTTCGGGCGATCCAGTGGATCACTGGGTCATGGGGTCGGCCGGCGGGTGAGCCGGCTGGCCGCTGGCATCGGCGTGGATGGGCTCTACGGCATCGCCGATGGTGAGGGCCTCGGCGGTGTTCTCCCAGTGCTCGTACTGGATGATGCCCATCTCCTCGAAGCGCTCGCGGAGCCATCCGTCCCGGTGGTCGAGCAGCCCGAGCTTCCTGCAGTTGGGGACGATCTTGGAGAACAGCAGGTGCTGCATCCGCTGCTGCGACTGCTGGCTGGGGAGCAGCGCCTCGATCTCGGCGTTGGAGATCCCGAAGCTCGGCCACAGTTCCGAGTTCAGGGTGCGCCGCCGCATCATGTTGCAGGCCTCGTAGGCGAACTCCTGGCGTACCCGGAACTCGGCGGCGTCCATGTCGTCGTAGAGCTCCTGCAGTGACAGGATCCCGAAGGCCACGTGGCGGGCCTCGTCGGCCATCACGTAGCGGAGCATCGCCTTGAGGAGCGGTTCCTGGGTGGTTCCGAGCATCAGGCCGAAGGCGGCCAGGGCCAGGCCCTCGATGACCACCTGCATGCCGAGGTAGACGAGGTCCCAGCGCTCGTCGCGGAGCACCTGGTCGATGAGCGACTTGAGGTTCTCGTTGATCGGGTAGGTGGCCGGCATCTTCTCGTCCAGGTACCGGGCGAAGGCCTCGACGTGGCGGGCCTCGTCGACCACCTGGGTGGCTGCGTAGTACTTGGCGTCGATCCACGGGACCGCCTCCACGAGTCGGGCGGTGCACAGCAGGGCTCCCTGCTCGCCGTGGAGGAACTGGCTGAGAGATGCCGACTGGGCCTGTACCGCGAACTCCACCCACTTGTCGTCGTCCCAACTGGCGACAGGTGAGCCCTTGACGTCCAGCAGGCTCCGTGCGGGCATCCCGGCCGGTACGCCCGTGGCCTCGGCCTGGAGGCGTACGACGCGCTCCGGGTCGACGTCGATCGACCAGTCCAGGTCGTCGCTGACGTTCCACTGCGAGCGCTTGGCCTTCTCGTAGAGGCGGTTCAGTCCGTCCCGGGAGCGCTCATAGTCCCAGGTGAACGCGGTGTCGAACTCGGCTCTGACCTTGTCGATCAGTGCGTCGAAGGCTGTCGTGGCGTCCTGCTGGCCGGCGTCCTGTGGGCTTTCGTCTACCACGGTCATGCGTCGCCTCCCGGCGTCTGGTTCTCTACAGGTCCATGGGGCTCAGGACCGTAGGGCTCGGCGAGTCCTCCGAGAACCCGGTCGATGACGGTGTGCCAGTGGTCCGGCGAGGGGAGGCTGAGACCCATGGAACGGGTCAGGAGCATTCCGAGGCCAATGGCGTGGGCCAACCGGACCACCGCCTGCTCGTCGAGGTCTGCATCGAAAAGGCCGTCGCTGGTGGCCTCGTCGACGAGCTTGCCGAGTCGACGGTCCTCGTCCTCGACCCGTACCCGGAGCCGCTCGGCCAGGTCCGGATCGCGCCGTGCGGCCACGATGGCCTCCAGGAACAGCCCGTGTCCGCCGTCCAGCGGGTCGAGCAGGTGGTCGCCCAGCATGGACAGGACCTCGGTGGGGGAACCCAGGTTGCCACCACCGTTCAGGACGCTGTCGATGGAGTCGGGTACGTGGTGGTCGACGGCCTCCAGCAGCAGTTCGGCCTTGCCGCCGTACCGGGAGTAGATGGCGCCGGTGGTGACGCCTGCCTGCCGGGCTATCTCGGCCACACCTGCCTTCTCGTAGCCCTTCTCGGCGAACACCTCGGCCGCAGCCTGGAGTAGCCGGTGGGTCAGGTCCTCCCCGGGGGCGGGCTGGGTGTCGGGCCCATTGGATGCCATGTCTGGATAATAACCGTTGTTATCAGGCGGTCAAGTATCCGGAGAATCAGCCGGATAGAGCACACGTCGACGTCGGGACTAGTTTCCCGCCCGGACAACATCACCAGTGATCACACCTGGGAGGGTGGGCCCACCTTTCTCCAGGGGATCCCGCCTCCGGTAGATCCCGCCGGGAACTCCCATGAGCAGAGAGCCCGACAGCAGAGAGAGAGCCATACCGTGCACTTCGGAGCCTGTTTCTTTCCGACCTCCTACGCCATCAGCCCGGCCGACCTCGGCGTGGCACTGGAGGAACGGGGCTTCGAGTCGATCTGGCTTGCCGAGCACAGCCACATCCCGGCCTCCCGGACGTCGCCATGGCCGGGCGGCCCCGACATGCCCCAGATGTACTACGACACCCTCGACCCGTTCGTGACGCTGGGGGCCATGGCGACCGCCACGACGACCCTGAAGTTGGGTACCGGCATAGCCCTCGTCGTGCAGCGCGACCCGATCCACACCGCCAAGCAGGTGGCCAGCCTCGACGTGCTATCCGACGGTCGGGTGCTGTTCGGCATCGGAGCCGGCTGGAACCTCGAGGAGATGTCGGACCACGGCACCGACCCGGAGCGCCGCTTCGGCCTCATGCGCGAGAGGGTGGAGGCCATGAAGGCCCTCTGGGCCGCCGAGGTTGCCGAGTACCACGGCAGCCAGGTCGGCTTCGACCCGACCTACCAGAACCCCAAGCCGGTCCAGCGTCCCCACCCACCCATACACGTCGGTGGGGTGGCTCCGGGAGGCCTAAGGCGGGCGGTGGCCTACGGCGACGGCTGGATACCCATCGGTGGGCGCACGGTGGTCGACGGGGCAGGGCTGGATGCCCTGCGGGCCGAGGCCTGCGCCGAAGCTGAGCGCGATCCGGCGAGCCTGGAGATCTCCATCTACTACGCGCCGCCCGATCCGGCTGTGCTGGCCGACCTGGCCGAGCACGGCATCGAGCGGGCCGCCTTCGGCATCCCGTCGGAGGGCCGGGACGTGGTGCTGCCGCTCCTCGACGGCTACGCCGAGGTGGTGGCGTCGCTCTAGGTTGGACGAGGTCGCCTTCAGGCGTGCCCCGGCGTCAATGTATTGAGATCAGGCCAGGTCGAACCGGTCGAGGTTCATGACTTTGTGCCAAGCGGCAACGAAGTCATCCACGAACTTCGAGTGGCCGTCGTCGCACGCGTACACCTCAGCGAGGGCTCGCAACTGCGAGTTGGAGCCGAATACGAGATCGGCGGCAGTGCCGGTCCAGCGCACTTTGCCCGTCTCGCGATAACGGCCCGCAAACACGCCTTCTGATGACTCGGAGGCCTTCCACTCCGTGCCCATATCGAGCAGGTTGACGAAGAAGTCCGTGGTGAGCTGGCCTGGCCGGTTGGTGAACACACCGTGCTGGGCGCCGCCCACATTGGCGTCCAGTGCTCGCATACCGCCGACCAGCACCGTCATCTCGGGC
This genomic interval from Acidimicrobiales bacterium contains the following:
- a CDS encoding chorismate mutase, translated to MEHDEVLDGYRTSIDNIDAALIHLLAERFKVTRKVGTHKAAAGMAPADPDRETEQVQRMRDLGEAAGLDPVFSEKFLRFVINEVIRHHERAGNGD
- a CDS encoding ferritin-like domain-containing protein, producing MTTTEPMPSGEIAIESFDFRAYANDPDRITEFSAFNDDVTSLIHSVEDNADAIFTWGYDKGERARLDKLYEKAKTSQWNGQTDLDWSIDVDPYEVLTPADPAEVAYFAENPESPLYKLNEQEWADLGVESMNWSLSQFMHGEQGALLCTAKIVETVPWIDAKYYAATQVVDEARHVEVFAQYLDRKLDGIKYPVNTHLGSLLDDILQDSRWDMTYLGMQIMVEGLALAAFGFMHQTIEEPLLKKLLRYVMSDEARHVAFGVLSLQEVYQDLTVAELRDRQEFAFEAALQMRDRFMRQEVWERMGVDVKDMVKFTLAMPNELRIFQRLLFSKIVPNCKKLGLLDAGDGWLRDRFTDIGVIEFEDWVDTADEYADLDEVAKDREMAEG
- a CDS encoding ferritin-like domain-containing protein, which gives rise to MTVVDESPQDAGQQDATTAFDALIDKVRAEFDTAFTWDYERSRDGLNRLYEKAKRSQWNVSDDLDWSIDVDPERVVRLQAEATGVPAGMPARSLLDVKGSPVASWDDDKWVEFAVQAQSASLSQFLHGEQGALLCTARLVEAVPWIDAKYYAATQVVDEARHVEAFARYLDEKMPATYPINENLKSLIDQVLRDERWDLVYLGMQVVIEGLALAAFGLMLGTTQEPLLKAMLRYVMADEARHVAFGILSLQELYDDMDAAEFRVRQEFAYEACNMMRRRTLNSELWPSFGISNAEIEALLPSQQSQQRMQHLLFSKIVPNCRKLGLLDHRDGWLRERFEEMGIIQYEHWENTAEALTIGDAVEPIHADASGQPAHPPADPMTQ
- a CDS encoding TetR/AcrR family transcriptional regulator; amino-acid sequence: MASNGPDTQPAPGEDLTHRLLQAAAEVFAEKGYEKAGVAEIARQAGVTTGAIYSRYGGKAELLLEAVDHHVPDSIDSVLNGGGNLGSPTEVLSMLGDHLLDPLDGGHGLFLEAIVAARRDPDLAERLRVRVEDEDRRLGKLVDEATSDGLFDADLDEQAVVRLAHAIGLGMLLTRSMGLSLPSPDHWHTVIDRVLGGLAEPYGPEPHGPVENQTPGGDA
- a CDS encoding LLM class F420-dependent oxidoreductase produces the protein MHFGACFFPTSYAISPADLGVALEERGFESIWLAEHSHIPASRTSPWPGGPDMPQMYYDTLDPFVTLGAMATATTTLKLGTGIALVVQRDPIHTAKQVASLDVLSDGRVLFGIGAGWNLEEMSDHGTDPERRFGLMRERVEAMKALWAAEVAEYHGSQVGFDPTYQNPKPVQRPHPPIHVGGVAPGGLRRAVAYGDGWIPIGGRTVVDGAGLDALRAEACAEAERDPASLEISIYYAPPDPAVLADLAEHGIERAAFGIPSEGRDVVLPLLDGYAEVVASL
- a CDS encoding catalase-peroxidase (has catalase and peroxidase activities) gives rise to the protein SVPFNPGRGDASQEMTEVDSFASLEPTADGFRNYLSPIHKRPAEELLVDKAFLLHLTAPEMTVLVGGMRALDANVGGAQHGVFTNRPGQLTTDFFVNLLDMGTEWKASESSEGVFAGRYRETGKVRWTGTAADLVFGSNSQLRALAEVYACDDGHSKFVDDFVAAWHKVMNLDRFDLA